A region of Pyxidicoccus parkwaysis DNA encodes the following proteins:
- a CDS encoding SDR family oxidoreductase yields MRGKTVVVTGASAGIGEALAVALAGRGANLVLAARNEEALQRVKARCESAGGRAVVVPTDVGDAEACRRMVERAVEAFGGIDVLVNNAGLTMDARVDEVKDLSLFERLMRINYLGAVYCTYHALPHLKARRGLVVAISSLTGKTGVPGRSGYAGSKHAMHGFFDSLRIELRDTGVDVTVVCPGFVATDIRASALGADGQPLRESKHDESEGNMDVDTCVAIILRAMERREREVVMTTKARVAQFLKLVAPGVVDRIAARTMKDRQRQPPHSS; encoded by the coding sequence ATGCGAGGAAAAACAGTGGTCGTGACAGGCGCCTCGGCCGGTATTGGCGAGGCGCTGGCGGTGGCGCTGGCCGGACGCGGCGCCAACCTGGTGCTGGCGGCACGCAACGAGGAGGCGCTCCAGCGCGTGAAGGCCCGGTGCGAGTCGGCGGGCGGGCGCGCGGTGGTGGTTCCCACGGACGTGGGGGACGCGGAGGCCTGCCGCCGCATGGTGGAGCGCGCGGTGGAGGCCTTCGGCGGCATCGACGTGCTCGTCAACAACGCGGGCCTGACGATGGACGCGCGCGTGGACGAGGTGAAGGACCTCTCCCTCTTCGAGCGGCTGATGCGCATCAACTATCTGGGCGCGGTGTATTGCACCTACCACGCCCTGCCCCACCTCAAGGCCCGGCGCGGACTGGTGGTGGCCATCTCCTCGCTCACGGGCAAGACGGGAGTACCCGGGCGCAGCGGCTATGCGGGCAGCAAGCACGCCATGCACGGCTTCTTCGACTCACTGCGCATCGAGCTGCGCGACACCGGCGTGGACGTGACGGTGGTGTGCCCCGGCTTCGTCGCCACCGACATCCGCGCCAGCGCCCTGGGCGCGGACGGCCAGCCCCTGCGGGAGAGCAAGCACGACGAGAGCGAAGGCAACATGGACGTGGACACCTGCGTGGCCATCATCCTGCGCGCCATGGAGCGGCGAGAGCGCGAGGTGGTGATGACCACCAAGGCCCGCGTCGCTCAGTTCCTCAAGCTGGTGGCCCCAGGCGTCGTGGACCGCATCGCCGCACGGACCATGAAGGACCGGCAGCGCCAGCCGCCCCATTCCTCCTGA
- a CDS encoding spore germination protein GerW family protein, with product MDVKEVIERARDSITVKRVYGEAIQQEGVIMIPAALVAGGGGGGGGEGLLPQQAGAEGEAQKASGSGGGFGMRARPAGAFVIREGNVSWVPAVDVNRIVRGAQLLAGTALVLFGINRMLRAIR from the coding sequence ATGGACGTCAAAGAGGTCATCGAACGAGCCCGCGACAGCATCACCGTGAAGCGCGTCTACGGAGAAGCCATCCAGCAGGAGGGAGTCATCATGATTCCCGCGGCCCTGGTGGCCGGCGGTGGCGGTGGCGGAGGCGGCGAGGGGCTGCTTCCTCAGCAGGCCGGAGCGGAGGGCGAGGCCCAGAAGGCAAGCGGCTCGGGCGGTGGCTTCGGTATGAGGGCCAGGCCCGCGGGCGCCTTCGTCATCCGTGAGGGGAACGTCAGCTGGGTCCCCGCCGTGGACGTCAACCGCATCGTCCGGGGAGCGCAATTGCTCGCGGGCACGGCGCTCGTCCTCTTCGGTATCAATCGCATGCTGCGCGCGATCCGCTGA
- a CDS encoding medium chain dehydrogenase/reductase family protein, whose product MKRVVVDHFGGPEVVKVVEEAPPRPGPGEVRVKVLAAGVSFTDAQLRAGTYLGGPRPPFTPGYELVGVVEELGPGCTRLREGDRVGSLTVWGADAERVCVPEKYAVEVPEDLDPAEVVSLVFPYMTAYQLLHRAAKAKRGETVLVHGAAGRVGTALLELGALAGLRIYGTASARDRAAVERLGAAAIDYRNEDFLARVRELTGDGVDIALDPIGGMVSLRSFSALRPGGRLVVFGRHATLAHGRKNWRAVFAWYAGTAGVALWGLLSRRRRVLSYRIQKLRIRHQDWFREDFLALLELLRRGAIHPVVAERLPLSEARRAHEQLERSAALGKLVLVP is encoded by the coding sequence ATGAAGCGTGTCGTCGTCGATCACTTCGGCGGGCCCGAAGTCGTGAAGGTGGTGGAAGAAGCCCCTCCCCGACCGGGGCCGGGCGAGGTCCGCGTCAAGGTCCTGGCCGCTGGCGTGTCGTTCACCGATGCCCAGTTGCGCGCTGGCACGTATCTCGGTGGGCCGAGGCCGCCGTTCACGCCCGGCTATGAGCTCGTCGGCGTCGTCGAGGAGCTCGGTCCGGGCTGCACGAGGCTGCGAGAGGGAGACCGCGTCGGCTCGCTGACGGTGTGGGGGGCCGACGCGGAGCGCGTCTGCGTGCCCGAGAAGTACGCGGTCGAGGTGCCCGAGGACCTCGACCCGGCCGAGGTCGTGAGCCTCGTCTTCCCCTACATGACGGCCTATCAACTGCTTCATCGCGCCGCGAAGGCGAAGCGCGGGGAGACGGTGCTCGTGCACGGCGCGGCCGGCAGGGTGGGCACAGCGCTCCTCGAGCTCGGAGCGCTGGCCGGACTTCGCATCTACGGCACCGCCTCCGCTCGCGACCGCGCCGCGGTCGAGCGGCTGGGCGCGGCGGCGATCGACTACCGCAACGAGGACTTCCTCGCACGGGTGCGCGAGCTGACCGGCGACGGTGTGGACATCGCGCTCGACCCGATTGGCGGCATGGTGTCGCTTCGCTCCTTCAGCGCGCTGCGACCCGGCGGAAGGCTCGTCGTGTTCGGCCGCCATGCCACGCTCGCGCACGGACGCAAGAACTGGCGAGCGGTGTTCGCGTGGTACGCGGGGACCGCGGGCGTCGCGCTGTGGGGCCTGCTCTCGCGGCGCCGGCGGGTGCTCTCCTACCGCATCCAGAAGCTGCGCATCCGCCACCAGGATTGGTTCCGGGAGGACTTCCTCGCGCTGCTCGAGCTGCTTCGCCGTGGCGCAATCCACCCGGTCGTGGCCGAGCGCCTGCCGCTGTCCGAAGCTCGTCGCGCTCACGAGCAACTCGAGCGCTCTGCGGCGCTGGGAAAACTCGTGCTCGTTCCATGA
- a CDS encoding trypsin-like serine peptidase, whose translation MAPALAPKEYPYTVVGVLEIFYEDGGVMKKWVGSGYLVKTAAHPERKDIVLTAAHNLVFLRRPGPLELHFTVYGDRDVYTIAARRDGTLRYAIPEGYDRFPGNPAFDYAVMILQEGAGGANAPLTLATVGETLRTPATIAGGLSAKVQEGDRKVYCSAVTAEKRRDTALYYPEDATAKGMSGGPVLVEERASTWTSIGVVTGTGIVDGELKGIAAPIFEETAESIDALIASSLAG comes from the coding sequence ATGGCTCCCGCTCTCGCTCCCAAGGAGTACCCGTACACCGTCGTCGGCGTCCTGGAGATCTTCTACGAGGATGGCGGGGTCATGAAGAAGTGGGTCGGTAGCGGGTACCTCGTGAAGACGGCGGCGCATCCGGAACGGAAGGACATCGTCCTGACCGCCGCGCACAACCTCGTCTTCCTGCGGAGGCCAGGGCCGCTGGAGCTGCACTTCACCGTCTATGGGGACCGCGATGTCTACACCATCGCCGCGCGGCGGGATGGCACCCTCCGGTACGCGATTCCCGAGGGCTACGACAGGTTCCCGGGCAACCCTGCCTTCGACTACGCGGTGATGATTCTCCAGGAGGGGGCAGGAGGCGCGAACGCCCCGCTGACGCTGGCCACCGTCGGTGAGACACTCCGGACGCCCGCGACCATCGCCGGTGGCCTGAGCGCGAAGGTGCAGGAAGGCGACCGCAAGGTGTATTGCAGCGCCGTGACGGCCGAGAAGCGGCGGGACACCGCGCTGTACTATCCGGAGGATGCGACCGCCAAGGGGATGAGCGGCGGCCCCGTGCTCGTCGAGGAGCGCGCCTCCACGTGGACGTCCATCGGCGTCGTCACCGGGACGGGAATCGTGGACGGCGAGCTCAAGGGCATCGCCGCACCCATCTTCGAGGAGACGGCGGAGAGCATCGACGCGTTGATTGCGTCCTCACTCGCCGGCTGA
- a CDS encoding kelch repeat-containing protein — protein sequence MPIQRYLPGLAAVLLLCLSACHSQLTGSAQFGASVSQALSASDVTRVKVTVSAPDMSSVVVEFAQTNGAWGGLIGNLPAGANRSFLAQAFDSSGTLRFQGQASGVTISANQTTAVAIVLQEVSPPPPYGNEAPVIDSLVASTTSVQTGASLSLTATVHDPNAGDTFSLAWTASGGTFSAPTASSTSWTAPASTGVQTLTLTVTDSQGAAVSVSLAVNVVSGTSTGNAAVNISFNLWPVVSRVSASLNRLDAGQSTSVSALASDADGDALSYQWASSCPGTWTNSTSSTASFVPSSVPAGACNNCTLSVTVQDGRGGQTTGSLALCVATASTERFPPSFTNYYQSATSTSPGQTVTFEVTAMDPQSSSLTFAWNADTGSLAAAQNTASTSRVVWTAPPCTQAGVIPTLTAVVTNAFGLSASMPFSLSGLPACAANVWTSAGSMAVARDTHTATLLSSGKVLVVGGGTNNGSTAYSELYDPATNSWSLAGSMASARISHTATLLSSGKVLVVGGYRSGSSIFASAELYDPATNSWSPAGSMGSARYSHTATLLSSGKVLISGGHNGSSPVASAELYDPATNSWSSAGALTSARYSHTATLLSSGRVLVTGGINSNALASIELYDPATNRWSSAGSMASARYAHTATLLSSGKVLVAGGGTSFGKYSSAELYEPATNSWSPAGSMASARDDHTATLLSSGKVLVAGGGTSTGRSPFAELYDPATNSWSPAGTMASARFRHTATRLSSGKVLISGGDAGGVDLAATELYTP from the coding sequence TTGCCAATCCAACGATATCTCCCCGGTCTCGCCGCAGTGCTGCTGCTCTGCCTCTCTGCCTGTCATTCTCAGCTCACCGGCTCGGCCCAGTTTGGGGCCTCCGTATCCCAGGCCCTCTCCGCAAGTGACGTCACCCGCGTCAAGGTGACTGTCTCCGCCCCCGACATGTCTTCCGTTGTCGTCGAGTTTGCCCAGACCAACGGCGCCTGGGGCGGACTCATCGGCAACCTCCCCGCTGGCGCCAACCGCTCCTTCCTCGCCCAGGCCTTCGACTCCTCCGGCACCCTGCGCTTCCAGGGCCAGGCTTCCGGCGTGACCATCTCCGCCAACCAGACGACGGCCGTGGCCATCGTCCTCCAGGAGGTTTCCCCTCCTCCTCCCTATGGCAACGAGGCCCCCGTCATCGACTCCCTCGTCGCCTCCACCACCTCTGTCCAGACAGGCGCCTCCCTTTCCCTGACCGCCACGGTGCATGACCCCAATGCCGGGGACACCTTCTCCCTGGCCTGGACTGCCTCCGGCGGCACCTTCTCCGCCCCCACGGCCTCCTCCACCTCCTGGACGGCTCCTGCCTCCACCGGCGTGCAAACCCTCACCCTCACCGTGACCGATTCCCAGGGCGCCGCCGTCTCCGTTTCCCTCGCCGTCAACGTCGTCTCCGGCACCTCCACCGGCAACGCCGCCGTCAACATCTCCTTCAATCTCTGGCCCGTCGTCTCCAGGGTTTCCGCCTCCCTCAACCGCCTCGACGCCGGACAGTCCACCTCCGTCTCCGCGCTCGCCTCCGACGCGGACGGAGATGCCCTCTCGTACCAGTGGGCTTCCTCCTGCCCCGGCACCTGGACGAATTCCACCTCCAGCACCGCCTCCTTCGTTCCCTCCTCCGTCCCTGCTGGCGCGTGTAACAACTGCACGCTCTCCGTCACGGTCCAGGACGGCCGGGGTGGACAGACGACGGGCTCCCTCGCCCTCTGCGTCGCCACCGCCTCCACCGAGCGCTTCCCTCCCTCCTTCACCAATTACTACCAGTCCGCCACCTCCACCTCCCCAGGCCAGACGGTGACCTTTGAAGTCACCGCCATGGACCCCCAGTCCAGCTCCCTGACGTTTGCCTGGAATGCCGATACCGGCTCGCTCGCGGCGGCTCAGAACACCGCCAGCACCAGCCGCGTCGTGTGGACGGCGCCTCCCTGCACCCAAGCGGGAGTCATCCCCACCCTCACCGCTGTCGTCACCAATGCCTTTGGCCTCTCGGCCTCAATGCCTTTCTCGCTCTCCGGACTGCCAGCGTGCGCGGCCAATGTCTGGACAAGCGCCGGCTCCATGGCCGTGGCCCGCGACACCCACACCGCCACCCTGCTCTCCTCTGGCAAGGTACTCGTCGTGGGGGGTGGCACCAACAACGGCAGCACCGCCTATTCGGAGTTGTACGACCCGGCCACCAACTCCTGGTCCCTGGCCGGCTCCATGGCCTCGGCCCGCATCTCCCACACCGCCACCCTGCTCTCCTCTGGCAAGGTGCTCGTCGTGGGGGGGTACAGAAGTGGCAGTTCCATCTTCGCCTCCGCGGAGTTGTACGACCCGGCCACCAACTCCTGGTCCCCGGCCGGCTCGATGGGCTCGGCTCGCTACTCTCACACCGCCACCCTGCTCTCCTCTGGCAAGGTGCTCATCTCGGGGGGGCACAACGGCAGCAGCCCCGTCGCCTCCGCGGAGTTGTACGACCCGGCCACCAACTCCTGGTCTTCGGCCGGCGCCCTGACCTCGGCCCGCTACTCCCACACCGCCACCCTGCTCTCCTCTGGCAGGGTGCTCGTCACGGGGGGAATCAATAGCAACGCCCTCGCCTCCATTGAGTTGTACGACCCGGCCACCAACCGCTGGTCCTCGGCCGGCTCCATGGCCTCGGCCCGCTACGCCCACACCGCCACCCTGCTCTCCTCTGGCAAGGTGCTCGTCGCGGGGGGAGGCACCAGCTTCGGCAAATACTCCTCCGCGGAGTTGTACGAGCCAGCCACCAACTCCTGGTCCCCGGCTGGCTCCATGGCCTCGGCCCGCGACGACCACACCGCCACCCTGCTCTCCTCTGGCAAGGTGCTCGTCGCGGGAGGGGGCACCAGCACAGGCAGGTCGCCCTTTGCGGAGTTGTACGACCCGGCCACCAACTCCTGGTCCCCGGCCGGCACCATGGCCTCGGCCCGCTTCCGCCACACCGCCACCCGGCTCTCCTCCGGCAAGGTGCTCATCTCGGGAGGGGATGCTGGCGGCGTCGACCTCGCCGCCACGGAGCTCTACACCCCCTGA
- a CDS encoding WD40 repeat domain-containing protein, which yields MSKLEVAKGVNNVRLFPAGDRLVATFDDEVARVYALTSGRELASARQRARTKALEVGPNDEVYWAGFGAGGDVVWSWSPGGEPKPLLNGIDSFEPHCGLALSRDGTELWCFFEWDLMGFDTRTGAELARFKMDRDVALGTGFVVPPGRCAVAVKSHLNRDDDPVRPRLYKWDLESGRHDWGSEILRYGHGWRPLLAMARSTRWLATVGEDGVLLLSNRSGRVLGMLPCEAHASDISCLSVSPDERFVAVGTSNGALVVHDVGDAMLDPIVTAPRIARFSRMGGSPLLLRLRKRPGLWIRVHENGDLEKAEGDARADSVITTPVVRTGQPMQLAVHPSRLAWELRRRLWAQELTKPPSWSRAHAVQVFVGGDLVVEGHVGIGSGEDILGVDSDPDGVGERVTGELSARTILDGIESLLALLPGD from the coding sequence GTGTCGAAGCTCGAGGTCGCGAAGGGGGTCAACAACGTCCGACTGTTCCCGGCCGGGGACCGGTTGGTCGCGACGTTCGACGACGAGGTCGCTCGGGTGTACGCGCTCACCTCCGGCAGGGAGCTCGCGAGTGCCCGCCAGAGAGCGCGTACCAAGGCGCTGGAGGTGGGGCCGAACGACGAGGTGTATTGGGCGGGGTTCGGCGCCGGTGGCGACGTGGTCTGGTCGTGGAGCCCTGGCGGGGAGCCGAAGCCGCTCCTGAACGGCATCGACAGCTTCGAGCCTCACTGCGGCCTTGCGTTGTCCCGGGACGGAACGGAGCTGTGGTGCTTCTTCGAATGGGACCTCATGGGGTTCGACACGCGAACAGGTGCGGAGCTCGCACGATTCAAGATGGACCGGGACGTGGCACTCGGGACCGGCTTCGTGGTGCCTCCCGGGCGCTGTGCGGTGGCCGTGAAATCACATCTCAACCGGGATGACGATCCGGTCCGGCCACGCCTCTACAAGTGGGACCTCGAGTCCGGCAGGCATGACTGGGGCTCGGAAATCTTGAGGTATGGCCATGGTTGGAGACCGTTGCTGGCGATGGCCCGGAGCACGCGCTGGCTCGCGACTGTCGGCGAGGATGGCGTGTTGCTCCTGTCGAATCGCAGCGGACGGGTGCTCGGGATGCTGCCATGTGAGGCGCACGCGAGCGACATCTCCTGCCTGAGCGTGTCTCCGGATGAGCGCTTCGTCGCGGTGGGGACTTCAAATGGCGCACTGGTCGTCCACGACGTGGGCGACGCGATGCTCGACCCCATCGTGACGGCGCCGCGCATCGCCAGATTCTCCCGCATGGGAGGAAGCCCGCTCCTGCTGCGGCTGCGGAAACGACCGGGATTGTGGATTCGGGTGCACGAGAACGGCGACCTCGAGAAGGCCGAGGGCGATGCCCGCGCCGATTCGGTCATCACGACCCCGGTCGTCCGGACCGGCCAGCCGATGCAGCTCGCCGTTCACCCTTCCCGCCTCGCCTGGGAGCTCCGCAGACGCCTCTGGGCACAGGAGCTCACGAAGCCTCCGTCCTGGAGCAGGGCTCATGCCGTGCAGGTCTTCGTCGGCGGCGACCTGGTCGTCGAGGGCCATGTCGGCATCGGGAGTGGCGAGGACATCCTCGGCGTCGACAGCGACCCCGACGGCGTCGGGGAGCGGGTCACTGGAGAGCTCAGCGCCCGGACAATCCTCGACGGTATCGAAAGCCTGCTGGCGTTGCTTCCGGGCGACTGA
- a CDS encoding serine/threonine-protein kinase codes for MPPDHPNPARLRLGTLIGSWRVVERRGLGAYGAVYRAFGEFAGPVALKLALNPGDERFAREVELLSRIRHPSVPRLVDHGIWQPRVGPSFPYLAMALIEGVPLYDWAREYVPSSRQVLRLLASLARALEATHAAGGVHRDVKGDNMLVREADGRVFLTDFGAGHYAGAARLTWSVFPPGTPAYRSPEAWRSVQLPVRAPFVPYSPGPADDVFALGVTAYRLVTDEYPPATQPTEEGPYPWHEDGPGPRPPRTVNARCCAELSALVLQMLSVRPEARGSARELAEALENAAHDAGPEADVPLFALEAPQPEETRDEPRHASPQAKVHAWRPWLGAASLGATLTAFGAVWLLSARTGEEPATVHGALRVEMKDGGTVAVGDSVLTAPAEPTQASSVRTSIALDVPLKPLPGQRRPDASGRCPGKQQVVINGGCWFRVTSDTKECDLDAYAYKGDCYTPVLPHTRPPTSSPTDGADGG; via the coding sequence ATGCCGCCTGATCACCCGAATCCGGCACGCCTTCGACTGGGAACCCTGATTGGCTCCTGGCGCGTCGTGGAGCGCAGAGGCTTGGGCGCCTATGGCGCCGTCTACCGCGCCTTCGGGGAGTTCGCGGGCCCCGTGGCCCTCAAACTGGCGTTGAACCCCGGCGACGAACGCTTCGCGCGGGAAGTCGAGCTCCTCTCGCGCATCCGCCACCCGAGCGTCCCCCGCCTCGTGGACCACGGAATCTGGCAGCCTCGAGTTGGCCCTTCCTTCCCCTACCTCGCCATGGCGCTCATCGAAGGCGTCCCGCTGTACGACTGGGCTCGCGAGTACGTGCCCTCTTCCCGGCAGGTGCTCCGACTCCTCGCCAGTCTCGCGCGGGCGCTGGAAGCCACGCACGCGGCCGGAGGCGTGCACCGTGACGTCAAAGGCGACAACATGCTGGTGCGTGAAGCCGACGGCCGCGTCTTCCTCACCGACTTCGGCGCCGGGCACTACGCCGGGGCCGCCCGGCTCACCTGGAGCGTGTTTCCTCCCGGCACTCCCGCCTACCGCTCACCTGAGGCGTGGCGCTCCGTACAGCTCCCCGTCCGTGCTCCCTTCGTGCCCTACTCGCCCGGGCCGGCCGACGATGTCTTCGCCCTGGGCGTTACCGCCTACCGGTTGGTGACGGACGAGTACCCTCCCGCCACGCAGCCCACTGAGGAGGGGCCCTACCCCTGGCACGAGGACGGTCCCGGTCCAAGGCCACCGCGCACCGTCAATGCCCGTTGCTGCGCGGAGCTCAGTGCCCTGGTGTTGCAGATGCTCTCTGTGCGCCCGGAGGCGCGCGGGAGTGCCCGCGAGTTGGCGGAGGCGCTGGAGAACGCCGCGCACGATGCAGGCCCCGAAGCGGATGTGCCCCTCTTCGCTCTGGAGGCGCCGCAGCCCGAGGAGACAAGGGATGAACCCCGGCACGCCTCGCCACAAGCGAAGGTGCATGCGTGGCGGCCCTGGCTCGGGGCGGCCAGCCTGGGGGCGACATTAACGGCCTTCGGAGCCGTCTGGCTGCTGAGCGCTCGGACTGGAGAGGAGCCGGCGACGGTACACGGGGCGCTGCGCGTGGAGATGAAAGATGGCGGCACCGTGGCCGTTGGGGATTCAGTGTTGACGGCACCGGCGGAGCCCACTCAAGCATCGTCCGTGAGGACGAGCATCGCCTTGGACGTGCCACTGAAGCCGCTTCCAGGGCAGCGCCGACCTGATGCCAGCGGCCGCTGCCCCGGCAAGCAACAGGTCGTTATCAACGGCGGCTGCTGGTTCCGGGTGACATCGGACACGAAGGAGTGCGACCTCGACGCCTACGCGTACAAAGGGGACTGCTACACTCCCGTCCTCCCCCACACGCGCCCTCCCACTTCGAGCCCCACGGACGGGGCTGACGGCGGATAG
- a CDS encoding serine hydrolase domain-containing protein has product MADFGINVDPGEVGFDAQRLQRIDTHFRRYVDDGRLAGWQVMVSRRGKVAHLASYGHADREAGRAVEADTVWRIYSMTKPVTSVAAMMLWEEGTFELSDPVSKWLPEFSQPRVYMGGPATRPVTVPATEPIRVWHLLTHTAGLTYGFHRIHVTDEIHRLRGFDLGAPEGFDLAACVRGWAELPLTFQPGAEWNYSVATDVLGRLVEVLSGKSLEAFFRERIFGPLGMKDTGFWCPEDQQGRLAALYMPVPATGKAIRADAFGRLGTKPPAWLSGGGGLVSTTRDFSRFTWMLQNGGELEGVRLLSPRTVKYMTRNHLPGGVDLATYGRPLFAETRYDGVGFGLGFGVVIDPVAYRVPTSAGEYHWGGMASTAFWVDPAEELAVVFMTQLLPSSTWPLRSQLRQLVYQALVD; this is encoded by the coding sequence ATGGCGGACTTCGGCATCAACGTCGACCCGGGCGAAGTGGGGTTCGACGCACAGCGGTTGCAGCGCATCGACACGCACTTCCGGCGCTACGTCGACGACGGGCGGCTGGCGGGCTGGCAGGTGATGGTCTCCCGTCGCGGCAAGGTGGCGCACCTGGCGTCGTACGGGCACGCCGACCGCGAGGCGGGCCGCGCGGTGGAGGCGGACACGGTCTGGCGCATCTACTCCATGACGAAGCCCGTCACCTCGGTGGCGGCGATGATGCTGTGGGAGGAGGGCACGTTCGAGCTGTCCGACCCCGTCAGCAAGTGGCTGCCGGAATTCTCGCAGCCGCGCGTCTACATGGGAGGCCCCGCGACCCGGCCCGTCACCGTGCCCGCCACGGAGCCCATCCGCGTGTGGCACCTGCTCACGCACACCGCGGGGCTGACGTATGGCTTTCACCGCATCCACGTCACGGATGAAATCCACCGCCTGCGAGGCTTCGACCTCGGCGCACCGGAGGGCTTCGACCTCGCCGCGTGCGTGCGTGGCTGGGCGGAATTGCCGCTCACCTTCCAGCCCGGCGCCGAGTGGAACTACTCGGTGGCCACGGACGTGCTCGGGCGGCTCGTGGAGGTGCTGTCCGGGAAGTCGCTCGAAGCGTTCTTCCGGGAGCGCATCTTCGGCCCGCTGGGGATGAAGGACACCGGCTTCTGGTGCCCCGAGGACCAGCAGGGCCGGCTGGCCGCGCTGTACATGCCCGTTCCGGCCACCGGCAAGGCCATCCGCGCGGACGCGTTCGGCAGGCTCGGGACGAAGCCTCCGGCGTGGCTGTCGGGAGGCGGCGGGCTCGTGTCGACGACGCGAGACTTCTCGCGCTTCACGTGGATGCTCCAGAACGGGGGCGAGCTGGAGGGCGTGCGGCTCCTGTCTCCGCGCACGGTGAAGTACATGACGCGCAACCATCTGCCGGGCGGGGTGGACCTCGCGACCTACGGCCGGCCGCTCTTCGCCGAGACGCGGTACGACGGCGTGGGGTTCGGACTGGGCTTTGGCGTGGTCATCGACCCGGTGGCCTACCGGGTGCCCACGAGCGCGGGGGAGTACCACTGGGGAGGCATGGCCAGCACCGCGTTCTGGGTGGACCCCGCCGAGGAGCTGGCCGTCGTCTTCATGACCCAGCTCCTGCCGTCCAGCACGTGGCCCCTGCGCTCCCAGCTCCGGCAGCTCGTGTATCAGGCGTTGGTGGATTGA
- a CDS encoding MXAN_0125 family MYXO-CTERM protein gives MQWMRLRARGCAAGLGLVAALGFAEAAGAESPLCDCTIQNQRVEPADSCLVVDMGDYCGGSIVRNTCGVSVLLVDWPLRGGPCINPTCTAQLPPGQEARFNFNGTVIQGEHGTPEATYRVQIGDGAEQSLTVAADVMCRSLSSDEDQGCAAAPGALAALGVLMLTVPLARWRRRA, from the coding sequence ATGCAGTGGATGCGTCTTCGGGCCCGCGGGTGTGCGGCGGGACTCGGGTTGGTGGCGGCACTGGGTTTCGCGGAAGCGGCGGGGGCGGAGAGCCCCCTGTGTGACTGCACCATCCAGAACCAGCGCGTGGAGCCCGCCGATTCGTGCCTCGTCGTGGACATGGGTGACTACTGCGGCGGGAGCATCGTGCGGAACACCTGCGGCGTGTCGGTGCTGCTGGTGGACTGGCCGCTCAGGGGCGGACCGTGCATCAACCCGACGTGCACCGCGCAGCTCCCGCCCGGGCAGGAAGCGCGCTTCAACTTCAACGGCACCGTCATCCAGGGCGAGCACGGCACCCCCGAGGCGACCTACAGGGTGCAGATTGGCGACGGAGCGGAACAGTCCCTCACCGTCGCCGCGGACGTCATGTGCAGGTCCCTCTCGTCCGATGAGGACCAGGGCTGTGCCGCCGCTCCCGGCGCGCTGGCGGCCCTGGGCGTGCTGATGCTGACGGTGCCCCTGGCCCGGTGGCGCCGGCGGGCGTGA
- a CDS encoding DoxX family protein codes for MNILLWVLQVLAALVYGASGVMKVFMFDKASEGVPSFGALPREAWRALGILELVCVVGLIVPAALHWQPGLTVVAATVLALESLVFIWVHIKYRELPPIIMSAVLGLLMAFLAYGRMVLMPIP; via the coding sequence ATGAACATCCTGTTGTGGGTCCTGCAGGTCCTCGCCGCGCTCGTGTACGGAGCGTCGGGCGTCATGAAGGTCTTCATGTTCGACAAGGCAAGTGAGGGGGTGCCGTCCTTTGGCGCGTTGCCGCGGGAAGCCTGGAGGGCTCTCGGCATCCTCGAGCTCGTCTGCGTGGTCGGGCTGATCGTCCCCGCGGCCCTCCACTGGCAGCCGGGGCTCACGGTGGTGGCCGCCACGGTCCTGGCGCTCGAGAGCCTCGTGTTCATCTGGGTGCACATCAAGTACCGCGAGCTCCCGCCCATCATCATGAGCGCCGTGCTGGGCCTCCTCATGGCGTTCCTCGCGTACGGCCGGATGGTCCTGATGCCGATTCCCTGA